The genomic interval ATTTTGAAGGTTCGTTGAACCAGGGTGGAGGCCTCCAAGAATTGCTCTAGCAATTTGTGTTTGATCAAAGGGGTCTGAGACACACAcccaaattttgttttcaaaatgagACTGAATTCTATGatcattataaattaattgggcaagAGCTGTTTTTCCCATTCCTCCCATCCCTACTATAGTGATGGTACGAATATTCTTGCAACTCCCTTCTTCACTAGTTCCAAAGAGCAATGTACTTATTATGTCTTCTTTGACTCTATCTCGACCAACTATCTGTGACACATCCACAAAAGAAGTGCTTTCGGACCGATTAGGTTGCTTAATTTCACTTTTTATCAATTCAATCCTAACTCTGTCTTTAGCAATCTCGTCTAACTCTTCAttgatttcttttattcttgtaGCGATGTCATGACGCCTAGCAACTTGTGTGCCAAAGGAAAAGTACGAAGATAAGGGCCATACCTTCCTCCTTTTAACAGAAGAGGTTTCAACTCCATCTGTTTGCAACTTGTGGAGTGCAGTCTTCCAGTCGTCCAATACGTCTTCAATGTCGTAAGAAACTTGTTTGAACCTATCTAACCAATATTGGACACGTTTGTTGACGAATTGTTTTTCCTCCCCATCTTCAAGCTCGCACTGGATCGCCTTGAGATTGCTTTTAAGCCTTTCGACTTCTTTATCGACGCCCGTCACCAGTCTCCACTCTTCCCGTGCATTTTGAATTGCTATTGCGGCCAGCTCCGGTAAGATCACGGAAACAATAGCTTCGGCCATAGGATACTTGAAAGTAGAGAAACCAGAAGCGATGAAGTCAACTCTAAAAACTCAGTGGGTAATTTGGAAGGGAGAGGAAAAAGTAGTGGAGAGAAGAGATCCACTGCTTCTATACCCAATTATTACAATACATATATCGTTAAGAATAATACTTGCATGACTCGGTGTCCGTGTATGTGCAGTTActgattatttaaataaagacATGCAGTTATttgtaataaattatttttatttttttttaaacacttGTAATTCATGCCTTAATACTTAAATTCatgtcttgacaagtgttatgcatgtaattatttttttcgtGTATAAATAGGGatgtttaatttgaataaaGTGTGCCTTTATCAGAataatttttgttcttctttaaaatttcttcTCTAATTTATTGCTTCAGACAACAACTTTAGTTCCGTCCATACTTTATCTTCATatataatctttttcttttctttttctatagaACACAATGGAAATAGTATACCGGAGCCATCAACAATATTTAAAGATGGAAGATTTTCAAGTAATTGGGATTGTTTTTTTCCACAatgttttgcttttaaaaagagaagaaaacaatGTTGTAAAATCATGACGTTAGATTGGAACTCATAGAGATAGATATCCACCAACGGATGGGATCTTCTCAAGGTCTGAACACTGATTAAACTTTCCAAAAGTGAGTGCGCTAGGCGGCGGGGGAAGAATAAATTTTCTATGTAACACCTCGCTCATCCGTGGTGGGTCAACATTGTCGTTAGGTGAAGGAAATGTCAAGGAAACTTCTCTATAGGGACATCATACATTCATACTTGACCAATGATTTTACGGTGCCACATgatcttaaaaaaatacaaaaacaagCCTTAAACAGAGAACACGGTTCAAATTTGGTTTGAAACAttatcaaccaaaactcagcAATCTCCCTGGTATTCTTAACTCAACCGGCAAGGAAATTAATGTGGCAAAAGTGTCAAGTCGATTCAGCTAAAAAACCTGCTGTAGCCTGGCTTTTGAGttattgaaaagaataaagtGAGTAAAAGTGGTTGATTTGTAACGCTATCAACCAAGACCCAACAGAATTAATTCATTCATTCAAATTTCTCTAAATCaccttgaattttttttttcaacatttttattGGCTTTTAAAAGAAACTGGGTTGAAGGGAAAGCTGGTTTGAAgggaaaatagaaaatgatgaCTAGCCCTTTTAATAAGAATTGGATACAGAAGCCATATCTATCAGACAACCGTGCATCCTTAATGCCATTAACTCTAGAATTCTATACAAATCTCAAACTTAAACTCCTAGTAACTTCTTCCCAATCTTGCATGCAGTATAAGCATCAGTTGTAGTTTCGCTCAAAGAACAACTGACAATCAAAATGTAgtttaaggaaaaagaaaatgcaaattATACATGCttctaaaaagaaattttgccTTTGACAAAGTGACTAAAATTCTTAACCTCTgacaaaattaataacaagATTTTCTGCATTTGTTTCATGAATGCAACATTGTGCTAAAATAAGATTGAGTTATGACAGTAGGGGGCATGATTTTATTGAGTTGGGTATATATTCTCAACATGAAAGGGCTAATAATAGTACGCAAAATTCAGGTTAGTCACTCAAGAATAATCATTATGTAAGAGATTTTGGGATCATCTTCCAATATACAAATTGCAAATGTTAAAAGCACCTTCTGCTTTAACTAGAAATCTCAAATCTGATTCCAAACAGAAAGAGGAAATAAAGTTTATGATGAAAAAAGAGGACCAAAATTCTCTCAGATAATCACCCTTTAACCCCAAATTTTTACAATAGAAAAGGttatttaaaatctttattctcTTAATTACATGGTACTTTTTCTAACTTCTTCTCAATCTTGTGCGCAGCAAAGCATCACAGGATCAGTATATCTGCTCCTCCAGTGAGAACCTGTTGCCAACAGAATTAGACCGTGACATGCCAAGGTACCTCAGCTTAAATGGCACCCTCAGACCTTCATCTGCCAAGCCTCTGCCCTAGCATGCGCCAAGGTGAGCTTGATATCACCCTAAGCCTAGCGtgttcttcatttattttcctactaaataaagtaaagaaaagaaaaggagcgAGAGGTAGAAGGATGCggttttcacaaataaaacaagGAGGAGATCAAGTAAATCAAGAAAACAAGGGCTACCCCATCTATTCCTTTTGCAGAGGAAGCAGGAAAGCATCAACTCCACTGCTCGATAGCCTTCTCCCAACTTTGTATGTAGCATAAGCATCAGTAGCTGCAGACTCAACCTGCTCAAGACTAGGAAAACTATCAGACCTAATCGTCCATATCGACAGTAAAGACCTTGGCAGAATCTCAATGGACAGAACTTTACTAGCCAATTCCCTTCCGCCGTAGGCACTAAGCTCAGGCTGACCAAGAACTTTAGCAGACACATCACTGAGATCCACCGCGTTCCGAATTATTATCCCATATTCCTCTCTCAGGTTCTGAAGGTCTTCTTTCATTCGAACCCCAACAAACATGATATCTTTAACAGCAAAAAATCGTTTTAGAGAGTCAGAAGCAGAAGCAGAGTTTTCAAGCCTAATAAGCACACAACCAAATGCTGAGCGCAGCTTCAGTAGGCCAACGCAGGGTCTGTATTCAGTTCTGAAAACTCCAAGTTTGATCTCTTTCATGCACCATTCTGTGTCAAGCCCGATAACCATATCCCCACTTTCAACCGCATACTCCAATAGTTGATAAATATAAAGGTGTGAATCCTCACCAGGTACCAGCTCAGTCACCAATGGGGTGCCATCGCTCATTGGTAAAACCAGTGACATTTTTGGTGGGCACGACATAGTTGAGAAAGAGATATCACCAAGGAAGCGGATAAAGAAATGATCAAGAGGGATTAGCTAAAAGCaatactaaataaattaaaaagctTGCCACGTTGATTCTAATTAAATGGTTTCTTATGCAACAATGAATGTCCACAATTGCACCAGGCCGTGAGCGGTGGGAACTAATAACTCCGTTCTGCTTTGTGTTTCAAGGCTTAATCTGATGGAAGAATATACGAGATTTGGCTGCAATTCCACGCAAGGCTTTCCTTTGTGATAGTGAAGTTAGGGAAAGAGGTTCAGATTGAAATCAGTGGTTCTTATTGTCTGCCATTATATTAACTAGTAACACAGTTAATTTTGTATCTCGTAAACTTTTGTgatcaagaagaaacaaatgCAAAGATTATATTCCTTAAACACACCACATTTGTTGGAACCTGCAGACAGTTTTGAGGGTTGAAGGTTTATTGGAGTTTCTCGACCTTGGAAGCGTAAGGGTTGGTCTTCCATCTTCTCTTGGTCTGACAAAGTTTTAGACTCAAATCGCCTTCTACCTCTTAATCATGTTCACCTCTTCTTCAGAAAATCTGATAGCAACTAGGGACGTAGTAATTACATCtgtataaaaaatattggAAGAAACATCCTCAGAAATTTTGACACTATTAAAGAATCAAATTTCAAACCAGCATCGGGCAATGTTGTTTACAAGCACATCCTTCAGATGCTTTCTGGTAGCCTTGCGACCTAATTTCATAACCCTGTAACTAACGCAGATATtacctttaaacttcaaaaaaaaattctaaacaAACTCTTTTTTGGAAACGCATTTATTCCTTATTCATCAACAGAGGTTTTCAACATATCACAAAAATAATACAtgaataaacaaaaagaagcATGCATTGAACAAGCTACTGAACCATCTTAGTTTTTTAGTGTTAGTTATCCCACCTACGTTTAGGGCCACAAGAACCCactaaagagaaaagaaaattgtcCCTTTACCAGCTATCTTCAAATATAAACCATTTCCAATCTTGATTTGAGCTGTAAAACTCTTGTCAATATCAAGAAACAACTTTTCATATGCTATGAGATGATTATAACAACCACTATCCAGCAACCATACACTGTCTTTACCAGAGTCATTCCTCAATTTGGCCATGAGCAACACCTCATCAGCTTCTTTTGTCTGCTCAGCCACTACAGCCTTGTTCTCctcacttttctttttattcttgcAGACCTTTTCAACATGACCAATCTGATCACAGGGTCTACATCTTGCATTAGTCCTGTACCAGCAATATTTAGGAGTATGATTACACTTTTTACAGTGTGGACATGGAGGATACTTATCCTTTGATTTTCCTGACTTATCATCACTACTTTTACTCCCTTTATACTTTTTAAAGCTCTCACCCTTAGCCCTCAAGCCTTTGGTTTTGGCAACCAAAGCATTTTCTACAAGACTATCACTTTTAAAGGCTCTTCTCTGCTTCTAATTAGCTTATTTGCAGAGATCTTGGTCAGATCTTTTCAATCTTCCATAGAGGAGATTTTAGCCTCAAACCTCTCTGGAATACTGACTAGTATTTTATTGACTATTTTCTTCTCAGACACCTTTTCTTCCAACATTCTAACGTAAGTCACAAGCCTCAACAACTTATCAGTGTAATCCTGTAtgttttcttcctctctcatTCTTGACAATTCAAATTGTCTAGAGAGATTTAGTACCTACATTACTTCGGTGCGATCACTTCCTTGATACTCTTCCTTTAGGGTATCCCAAACCTGCTTTGGATCTTCAAAGTTCATGATCTTGGCAAATATAGCCCTAGATACTACTAACTACAAGCATATAAGTGCTTTGTAATGCTTTGCTACTTCTTCAGAATGttgtttggttttttcttatttgaccaaataaataaaagtaaagaaaaatatcCGCTCTCAAAGCCCAATTACTTGGCCTAATATTTTCCCAAATAGGCCTAGTACAATGGCTGGTACAAGGCGAGGTTGGCCAGACAACCCAATCCCTCCCTCAACGTCAGCTTCAGTGCTTCCCATTCCCTTAAGGGCCATTTCCACTAAAGCTTAGCTTAGTCCAAAACTCATTCAGGCCAAGCCTACTTAATAAACTATAGCCTTCACGGTATCTTCCCTCTGATGATGAAATGATTGAGGAAAGTAATGGCTTAGGCATGAAGCCATGTGGGGGGCGCCTAATCTTTGAACCCCAAATTGGTTTATCAAAATGTAAACAAATATTCGTCAAAAAGATGTACAAAAAAACATCTAAGCACTTTCCATGCATGCCAATGTGAGAATGTCGCTACAAAATAATGGGGATTTTgagtacatttttttttctaaggaAACTGCCCTTTGCATTATTTCCTTTTCATATattaaagaaaaggaaaaaaagagagaaaggtgGAAGGATGCGGTGTTCCTCAAATAAAGCTAAGTCAAAAACTATGCCGAGGCCTTAGGATGAGATCAAGTAAATCAAGAAAACAAGGGCTACCCCATCTATTCCTTTTGCAGGAAAGCATCAACTCTCAGTGCCTAACAGCCTTCTCCCAACTTTGTATGTAGCATAAGCATCAGTAGCTGCAGATTCAACCTGCTCAAGACTAGGAAAACTATCAGACCTAATCGCCCATATTGACAGTAAAGACCTCGGTGGCAGAATGTCAATGGACAGAACCTTACTAGCCAATTCCCTTACACCGTAGGCACTAAGCTGAGGCTGACCAAGAACTTTAGCAGACAATTCACTGAGATCGACCGCGTTCCGAATTATTATCCCATATTCCTCCCTCAGGTTTTGTAGGTCTTCTTTCATTCGAATCCCAACAAACATAACATCCTTAACAGCAAAAAATCGTTTTAGAGAGTCAGATGCAGAAGCAGAGTTTTCAAGCCTAATGAGTACGCAGCCGAATGCTGAGCACAGCTTCAGTAGGCCAACGCGGGGTCTGTATTCAGATCTGAAAACTCCAAGTTTGATCTCTTTCATGCACCATTCTGTGTCAAGCCCGATAACCATATCCCCACTTTCAACCGCATGCTCCAATAGTTGATAAACATAAGGGAGTGAATCCTCACCAGGTACCAGCTCAGTCACCACTGGGGTGCCATCGCTCATTGGGAAAACCAGTGACATTTTTGGTGGGCACGGGCACGACATAGTTGAGGAAGAGATATCGCCAAGGAAGAGGATAAAGAAATGATCGCGAGGGATTAGCTAAAAGCaatactaaataaattaaaaagctTTGCAAATTGATCCTAGCTAAATGGTTTGTTGTGCAACAATGAATGTACACAACTGCACTAGGCCGTGAGGGGTCGGAACTAATAACCCCGTCCTGCTAAGTGTTCAAGTCTTAATCTGATGTCAGAATATACGAGATTTGGCTGCAATCCCACGCAAGGCTTTCTTTTTTGATAGTGAAGTTAGGGGCCCCGTCCTGCTTAGTGTTCAAGTCTTAGTCCGATGTGAGAATATACGAGATTTGGCTGCAATCCTACGCAAGGCTGTCCTTTTTGATAGTAAAGCTAGGGGAAGGAGGttcaaattataaattttatcccgttttatttttatatgatttattactaattataaattttatattatataaaaatatttcttatatttttaaaaatttacttttaataaataaaaaaatacaatttatttttttttcattgtgaATGAAAGAATTTGTAATCAacaaaaagttatttattaaatatctatgataaatttaataaaaattagaacttatataaattgttttgccAAATAGTTCACCTATAAAAAAGagcttataaaaataaatttatcaaacaaatttaacttaattttaaaaattattattttttataaaaattttataataatttttaaattaaaaaaaaattaaatcaaacagGCTTTTATTAATATGTATCAAAAGTTTAAAGGTTTGATGGTGCAGCATGCAGTGGGTTTCGTTTAGTATTTTTGGGGCTTTAGCTCTGcttgtgttttttattttgattttctagTTCAACACTGCTTGTTGTATAGCTATTGGAAAAGGGTTTTTGGGTTCTTGTTTCCACCATGCTAGctctttgtatttttttcagctttctaaaaaaaaaaagttttaaatttttttatcaaatattgaattttattaagtatcaaattaagataaaatactATATTCACAAAtctcattttaaaattttattagatttgaagtttttttgcttttttgttaaatattaaattttattaagtttagaaggaaatatgaattgatttttttaagtaagtatttatatcataaaatatttatatagtattggatataatttttttaaaatgttttaaaacaagaggGATCAAAACATTTTTAGAAATGTTTTGAAGAGTTTTTTGGATTTTACTCATAATTTGACAAAATCGATCTATCTAtgtattattaaataaaatacttaaaatatatattaataattttaaataaattttataatataataatatcacaaatctaattgaaaaaatcttaTCTAAAACTCGATTTGAGTAAGTTAAGCCCATGAGCTACCCAATCATTCACAAGTAATtgatcaaattcaaatttataaatattagaCAGATTTCTTAGTGTCCGTTTggcataatttatttttaacttatttacTACTTAAAAGTGAAAGTTGGGCCAAATAGGATTTCGTgaaaagctcttaaaaaaaataactttttttctaaataataaaatctaaaaaaaaagagtttaaaaaaaattccaattaaGAGTTTTATCTTCTCTTATTatgaaagttatttttttccaaaaaaatccTCTCTCAAAAAATACTTCCTCCCGCTCTCTCTATCGATCTCCGTCTTCTCTCTCCCTTTTGTAAATTATCATTCTTgggttttttttgttcttacaaaaattaagaaaaaagaagatccaaaattcaaaactgcattcaggtattgtttttttttctttttattttgtttttcattttattttcaatcgttttttttaaactttgaaAACTCTTTTTATTAGTTGATATTTCTCAGTTTATTATTTGATATGATAATTATATGATGTTATTTATTCTTAACTTCTTTATGatgtatataatatttgataattatgattgaaataattaatcaaataaatcaataattgttgagataaattatatgaaaattgaGATAATATTTGTTGATTATGGTTGTTGAGATAATATTGTTTATGGAGGTGAACTTTATTAGTAAGGACATCAATAGCTAAACATGATTTTCCTAAATTATTACTACCACCTTagacttctctttttcttttttgagttCTCTTAAGATTTTAGTAGTAGACTCATTACTTTCTTTCAtatctttttttatgatatattattaattataaactttatgatatataaaaatctttttttatattttcaaaattttattttaaatagataaaaaaataaagttaatattttttattttaaataaagaaattcttgattaataaaaagttatttattaaatactttttatggtaattttaactaaaattagaatttatatgaattgttttgccaaacagtttatttataaaaaaaggcttataaaaaataaatttaccaaataattttaacttaattttaaaagctattataaaaagctattatttttcataagagttttataatagcttttaaggtaaaaaaaaaaaaaaaccaagccAAACATGctcttattttaaatttaaattttttttcttaaaaatgttaaattgcagtttacaagaaaataatgataaattcTAACACTAATCAAATCATGCTCatacaaataaaagaaaatctttAGACTAAATTTGTGTGATATCAAGTcaaagtaatatatatataaattaaaacataaataaatgttAAATATATTACAATATTCTTCTTGAACAAGAATAATATAACTCATATTTTGAGATTATAAtccaatttttaatttattcgtACAATCatcttaataatattttattaattatcttaatttttatatatttttaatataattaattatattataattattataaaattatgtgACGTTCTCAATTTGGAGCCTAAAGCCCTTATACTTTACCGAAAGACTAGGCCTGATTTTGCAATCCTCAGCAAAACATAAGTATGTATAAAACTTATCACATTATTCTCAACTCCTACAAGTTTTTTAACTCTAATTTAATTACCTccaataattcaaaaaatatatataatttcaagaggattttataatattatgttTACAGTTATATATTCTTATCAATGATATTAATGgtataaatcaatttaatacTGTTACCAAGTAATGTGTTTCACTCCTTTTAAATATATAGCATAAGTTCATGGCATATTTCACGACTCACAAGTTGTGCATGCCAcgtaagaaatgaaaaatgtcatGTAAAAGcatataaatgaaattttcatgtaAAAGTAGAAAATACAATTATAGCATActaattttcttatttgaccaaataaaaaataaagaaaatcttTGCTTTCAAAGCCCAATTACTTGGCCTAATGTTTTCCCAAATAGGCCTACTACAAAGGATGCTGCAAGGGGAGGTTGGCCAAACAACCCAATCCCTCCCTCAAGAGCCACATCCACCAAGCTTATAATAGTCCAAAACTCATCCAGGCCAAGTCTACTTAATAAACTATACCCTCCACAGTTTCTTCCCTCTAATGATGAAATGATTGAGGAAAGTGGTGGCTGAGGCATAAAGCCATGTGGGAGCACCTAATCTTTGAAGCCCAAATTGGTTTATCAAAatgtaaacaaatattcatcaaaaagatatataaaaaaaaaaaaacatgtaaGCACTTTCCATGCATGCCAATGTGAGAATGTCCCTACAAAATAATGGGGATTTTgagtacatttttttttattaaggaaACTGCCCTTTGCACATGGCCTCCAGCCCTCTCCACCTTCACTTATGGCTTGCATTATTACCCTTTCATATATTAactcaaattattaataattttcccTTTCATATTGGATTCTTATCttctttgttttaaaaaaattataatgattGCTAGAAGCCAGATGGGTGCATGTGCATATCAAAAAATGggctataaattttttttttttctttgagaaAGGAATGGTGTTTGGTGAACAAAGACAATGGTTGTTTAGGTCATCAATGGGAGAACATTTCACTATTGGGACCCACCaccttcctctttctctctctgtctctcatAGAAAGTTCCAAGTTGTCTattgttttcttcatttttttttcttttttagaaaattatcAACTCTATAACATGAAGAGATGCTTTTCTGCTAAATCAGCCATGTTTTGATGCAAGAACAAAAActctaaattttctttttaaatttgattttgcaCATATACAGATGTCTGTTCGTGCACAAGAAGACGACAACAATGTCAATCAGACAACTCCTCATAACAGTTCACCTTATACACCAAAAGAGACTCAATGTGCTTAATATTTGTCAAGTTTTGGCAACATGTATCTCAAAAAGAAATCAGTTATAAGGTTGATAGCTTTTCAGGAGCCCATTGGCAAATGGGACACCTCAGTTAAAAAATATTCCCTAGCCTGTaagggaaaaagaatttgTTATGTCCTTTGGATTGATTATTATACTGTTATAATTATGGTATAATGATGATAATGATTGTTGGATTTGCCTagagcattttttttatagcatTGGTATGAGGCCAAGCAGCTAAAAGAGAGAAACTCAACCAGGTAAATATACCATGCAGCAAACAGTATATAGTTAATTACAATAATTTCTTCAATATTCAATCAGTTCTATGCTTTTAATTTCCCTGCCAGAAGATTAAGATGTCATAGAAtttgtcagaaaaagaaaaagtaagtTGGGTTGCTGGTTTAAATGACTATTTGTATGAATCTTTTTGTCTGGTATATGACAGTAAAGTGAGTAATTTTATAAGGTATATAACAAGAAGAGTGAGGTGATCAAACTTGTTCCTTGCATTCAAACACAAAAATTACTTGGTGTTGCAGTTTGAGGAGTTTTAGATTTCCATcttgaaataagaaagaatttcagaGGAAAGAAAGACAGAATTACTAGTTTATCACCCACTTGGGTTGACtatgataaataatttaagaagaaATCATAATCAACAATCACTGGAAACACATTCCCACCATGTTTTAGTGTCTAGGAGATTTGTAATAAGTCCAAAGCTTTACAGTCATTAACTGCAGATAATTAGCTGGTGTCAATCCCAAGAACCCACGAACtgatattaaattaatcaaaccCTCACTAATTGATTATTACTAGCTAACAAGCTTTAATTATTCTCtttatgatctcttatataTTAACCTTCTTGGTCACCCTCTAGCTCCTTTGTTCCACCATAGCCAAAAATGTTTTACTTTTAGGAGGAACAAACTCTTAGAAGAGAAGCAAAATGAAATCCCACTTGCTGTTCTTCTACTGTTACATTGGTCTCTCCCTTGTTTTTGCTAAGGGAGCTAAGATAATGCCAGTGCCAAATGATGAAGCATCTACCTTACTGTTGATGAAAGGTAGTTTTGTTGATGCATCGGATATGCTCAAAGATTGGAAAATGCCAAGCAATGTGGTTGAAACCAGATCAGCTCATTGTAACTGGACAGGAATTTGGTGCAACTCCAGAGGCTTTGTAGAGAAACTTGATCTTTCCAATATGAATCTCAGCGGCATTGTATCAGACCATGTTCAAGGTTTGCGCAGCCTCTCTGTCCTCAATCTCTGCAATAACGGGTTCGATACATCATTGCCAAAATCGCTTGCCAATCTCACTTCATTGAAGAGCATTGATGTAAGCCAAAACAACTTCATCGGCAGCTTCCCAAAAGGTCTTGGAATGGCCTCGGGATTGACTTATGTCAATGCATCAAGCAACAATTTGTCAGGCTATCTCCCAGAGGATCTTGGCTATGCAACTTCACTTGAAAGCTTAGATCTCAGAGGGAGTTTCTTCGAGGGTACGATTCCTACCTCTTTCAAGAATCTGCAGAAACTGAAGTATCTTGGCCTTTCAGGCAACAATCTGACAGGAAAACTTCCAAGAGAGCTCGGACAGCTTTCTTCTTTAGAAACCATCATTCTTGGTTACAATGAGTTCGAAGGAGAAATACCAGAGGAATTTGGCAATCTCACCAATCTTCAGTACCTTGATTTGGCAGTTGGCACTCTCAGTGGTCAGATTCCACCTTCACTGGGTAGGCTAAAACAACTAACTACAGTTtacttatataaaaataatttcacaGGAAGGATTCCAGCGGAGCTTGGCAACATTACTTCACTAGTGTTCTTGGATCTTTCTGACAACCAGATTTCAGGAGAGATACCAGCAGAGCTAGCAGAGTTGAAGAATTTGCAGCTGTTGAATTTGATGCGCAATCAGTTGAATGGTCCAGTTCCCATTAAGCTTGGAGAATTGACCAAACTAGAGGTACTTGAGCTATGGAAAAATTCTTTGACAGGTTCTCTGCCAATGAATCTTGGACGAAACTCACCCTTACAGTGGTTAGATGTGTCATCAAATTCATTATCTGGTGAGATTCCACCAGGTT from Theobroma cacao cultivar B97-61/B2 chromosome 5, Criollo_cocoa_genome_V2, whole genome shotgun sequence carries:
- the LOC18600033 gene encoding uncharacterized protein At5g06450; amino-acid sequence: MSCPCPPKMSLVFPMSDGTPVVTELVPGEDSLPYVYQLLEHAVESGDMVIGLDTEWCMKEIKLGVFRSEYRPRVGLLKLCSAFGCVLIRLENSASASDSLKRFFAVKDVMFVGIRMKEDLQNLREEYGIIIRNAVDLSELSAKVLGQPQLSAYGVRELASKVLSIDILPPRSLLSIWAIRSDSFPSLEQVESAATDAYATYKVGRRLLGTES
- the LOC18600032 gene encoding uncharacterized protein At5g06450, with the protein product MSCPPKMSLVLPMSDGTPLVTELVPGEDSHLYIYQLLEYAVESGDMVIGLDTEWCMKEIKLGVFRTEYRPCVGLLKLRSAFGCVLIRLENSASASDSLKRFFAVKDIMFVGVRMKEDLQNLREEYGIIIRNAVDLSDVSAKVLGQPELSAYGGRELASKVLSIEILPRSLLSIWTIRSDSFPSLEQVESAATDAYATYKVGRRLSSSGVDAFLLPLQKE